A stretch of Actinomycetota bacterium DNA encodes these proteins:
- the argJ gene encoding bifunctional glutamate N-acetyltransferase/amino-acid acetyltransferase ArgJ: protein MGFARTRGGVCAPAGFRAAAVACGLKRSGEPDLCLIAAEERCAAAGTFTRNAFKAAPVLVTMEHLRDGYLRAVVVNAGNANACTGERGLRDAEAMASMAARELGIIPEEVAVASTGVIGRFLEMDRVEEGIVRAARRLDAGSGGEAARAIMTTDTRPKEVALDCGSFKVGGMAKGAGMIRPDMATMLAFLTTDARVDHETLARALRGAVEGTFNRITIDGCTSTNDMVLCMAGGASGYRPDEEELGACLREACSELARDIVLDGEGATRFVTVRVRGAAGEEEARTAAMAVAESPLVKTAVFGGDPNWGRVVQAVGAALQHIDPRAVSVDICGIRVVERGTPADTSEDLEAAVSGREVTLEVSLGRGEAEVEVWTCDLSYEYVRINAEYHT, encoded by the coding sequence TTGGGATTTGCGAGGACGCGGGGAGGCGTATGCGCGCCCGCTGGGTTCAGGGCCGCTGCGGTGGCCTGCGGTCTGAAAAGGAGCGGGGAGCCGGACCTGTGCCTGATCGCGGCGGAGGAGAGGTGTGCCGCCGCGGGGACCTTCACCCGGAACGCCTTCAAGGCGGCCCCGGTCCTGGTCACCATGGAGCACCTCCGGGATGGATACCTCCGGGCGGTGGTGGTGAACGCCGGCAACGCCAATGCCTGTACCGGCGAGCGCGGGCTGCGTGACGCCGAGGCCATGGCCTCCATGGCCGCGCGGGAACTGGGGATAATCCCGGAGGAGGTGGCGGTGGCCTCCACCGGGGTCATCGGGCGCTTCCTGGAGATGGACAGGGTGGAGGAGGGCATCGTCAGGGCCGCGCGGCGCCTGGACGCGGGGAGCGGCGGCGAGGCGGCGCGCGCCATCATGACCACCGATACCCGGCCCAAGGAGGTGGCCCTGGACTGCGGCTCCTTCAAGGTGGGGGGCATGGCCAAGGGAGCGGGCATGATCAGGCCGGACATGGCCACCATGCTCGCCTTCCTGACCACCGACGCCCGGGTAGATCACGAGACCCTGGCCCGCGCCCTGCGCGGGGCGGTGGAGGGGACCTTCAACCGCATCACCATAGACGGATGCACGAGCACCAACGACATGGTGCTGTGCATGGCAGGCGGCGCATCCGGGTACCGGCCGGACGAGGAGGAGCTGGGGGCCTGCCTCCGGGAGGCATGCTCCGAGCTGGCCCGCGACATCGTGCTGGACGGCGAGGGCGCGACGCGGTTCGTGACCGTGCGGGTACGCGGGGCGGCCGGCGAGGAGGAGGCCAGGACCGCGGCCATGGCGGTGGCGGAGTCCCCCCTGGTGAAGACGGCGGTCTTCGGGGGGGATCCCAACTGGGGCCGGGTGGTACAGGCGGTGGGAGCGGCGCTGCAGCACATCGACCCCCGCGCGGTGAGCGTGGATATCTGCGGTATCCGGGTGGTGGAGAGGGGAACCCCCGCGGACACGTCCGAGGACCTGGAGGCGGCGGTGTCCGGAAGGGAGGTGACCCTGGAGGTGAGCCTGGGCCGCGGGGAGGCCGAGGTAGAGGTGTGGACCTGCGACCTGTCTTACGAATACGTGCGCATCAACGCCGAATACCACACGTGA
- the argB gene encoding acetylglutamate kinase, with protein sequence MEKAREKARVLMEALPYIKDYYGKTVVVKFGGNAMENEELKERFASDIVLMRYVGMNPVIVHGGGPQITEYMRRLSLEVRFVDGHRVTDAAAMEVAKMVLVGKVNKEIVSLINGHGTLAVGLSGEDGNLLMCRKRVHRGEEGEVDLGFVGEVERVNPGILNNLIRDEFIPVVASIGVDGRGQSYNINADLVAGALAQALGADKLIYLTDVDGIYRDLSDPQSLIPELGVEEAEELLAAGSLSSGMLPKLRSCVEAVRAGVRRAHIINGTIDHALLLELYTDAGIGTMVRAADDGI encoded by the coding sequence ATGGAAAAGGCGCGGGAGAAGGCGAGGGTGCTCATGGAGGCCCTCCCCTATATCAAGGACTACTACGGCAAGACGGTGGTGGTGAAGTTCGGCGGCAACGCCATGGAGAACGAGGAGCTCAAGGAGCGTTTCGCCTCGGATATCGTGCTCATGCGCTATGTGGGCATGAACCCGGTCATCGTTCACGGCGGAGGCCCCCAGATCACGGAATATATGCGGCGCCTCTCCCTTGAGGTGCGCTTCGTGGACGGACACCGCGTCACCGACGCCGCGGCCATGGAGGTGGCGAAGATGGTGCTGGTGGGAAAGGTGAACAAGGAGATCGTCTCCCTCATCAACGGACACGGCACCCTGGCGGTGGGCCTTTCCGGGGAGGACGGCAACCTGCTCATGTGCAGGAAGCGCGTGCACCGCGGAGAGGAGGGGGAGGTGGACCTGGGTTTCGTGGGCGAGGTCGAGAGGGTCAACCCGGGCATACTGAACAACCTCATCCGCGACGAGTTCATCCCCGTGGTGGCGAGCATCGGGGTGGACGGCAGGGGACAGAGCTACAACATCAACGCCGACCTGGTGGCGGGGGCCCTGGCCCAGGCGCTGGGGGCGGACAAGCTCATCTACCTCACCGACGTGGACGGCATCTACCGCGACCTCTCCGACCCGCAGAGCCTCATCCCCGAGCTCGGGGTGGAGGAGGCGGAGGAACTGCTGGCCGCGGGCAGCCTCTCCAGCGGCATGCTCCCCAAGCTGCGGAGCTGCGTGGAGGCGGTGCGGGCGGGGGTGAGGAGGGCGCACATCATCAACGGCACCATCGATCACGCCCTCCTCCTGGAGCTCTATACCGACGCGGGGATCGGCACCATGGTGAGGGCGGCGGACGACGGCATCTGA
- a CDS encoding acetylornithine transaminase, translating into MEYDLQAARRQEELFLIGNYGRLPVLFVRGHGTRLWDDTGKEYVDFVSGLGACVAGHCHAEIIAAVARQVSQLIHVSNLFYTRPQGELAEMLARYSFADKAFFCNSGTEANEAAIKLARKYMREVRGQERYRVVSALRSFHGRTLGSLAATGQPAKAEPFAPVTPGFVHVPFNDLEALEEAVDGTTCAVLLEPIQGEGGVYVADVPYLQGAREVCRRKGALLVLDEVQTGMGRTGALFAYEHYGIVPDMMTLAKGLAGGLPIGALLTTSEIAEGFKPGDHGSTFGGNPVVCAAALAVMTVLREEQLVENAARVGAYFRQELERLAGKTGAFSEVRGMGLMLAAELKEPVAREVVLHCLEAGYVVNNIGDSILRFLPPLSVSTREVDGLVEALGGIVAEAGSGTGTGKE; encoded by the coding sequence ATGGAATATGACCTGCAGGCGGCCAGAAGACAGGAGGAGCTCTTCCTGATCGGGAACTACGGGCGCCTCCCCGTGCTTTTCGTGCGCGGCCACGGCACGCGGCTCTGGGACGACACCGGGAAGGAATACGTGGACTTCGTCTCCGGGCTGGGGGCATGCGTGGCCGGCCACTGCCACGCCGAGATCATCGCCGCGGTGGCCAGGCAGGTCTCGCAGCTCATCCACGTCTCCAACCTCTTCTATACCCGTCCCCAGGGGGAGCTGGCGGAGATGCTGGCGCGCTACTCCTTCGCGGACAAGGCGTTCTTCTGCAACAGCGGTACGGAGGCCAACGAGGCGGCCATAAAGCTGGCCCGCAAGTACATGCGGGAGGTGAGGGGGCAGGAGCGCTACCGGGTGGTGTCCGCCCTGCGCTCCTTTCACGGGCGCACCCTCGGCTCCCTGGCGGCCACGGGACAGCCGGCCAAGGCGGAGCCCTTCGCCCCGGTGACCCCGGGTTTCGTGCACGTGCCCTTCAACGACCTGGAGGCCCTGGAGGAGGCGGTGGACGGGACGACCTGCGCCGTGCTCCTCGAGCCCATCCAGGGCGAGGGAGGTGTCTACGTCGCGGATGTGCCCTACCTGCAGGGGGCGCGGGAGGTATGCCGGCGCAAGGGGGCCCTGCTGGTGCTGGACGAGGTGCAGACGGGCATGGGGCGCACGGGAGCCCTCTTCGCCTACGAGCATTACGGCATCGTCCCCGACATGATGACCCTGGCCAAGGGGCTGGCGGGGGGGCTTCCCATCGGTGCCCTGCTCACCACCTCCGAGATAGCGGAGGGGTTCAAGCCCGGGGACCACGGCAGCACCTTCGGCGGGAACCCGGTGGTCTGCGCGGCGGCACTGGCGGTGATGACCGTGCTCAGGGAGGAGCAGCTCGTGGAGAACGCCGCGCGGGTGGGCGCGTATTTCCGGCAAGAGCTGGAGAGGCTTGCCGGGAAGACGGGCGCCTTCAGCGAGGTGCGGGGCATGGGCCTCATGCTCGCCGCAGAGTTGAAGGAGCCCGTGGCGCGCGAGGTGGTGCTACACTGCCTGGAGGCGGGGTACGTGGTGAACAACATCGGCGACTCCATACTGCGTTTCCTGCCCCCTCTCTCCGTCTCCACCCGCGAGGTGGACGGACTGGTGGAGGCGCTGGGGGGGATCGTGGCCGAGGCCGGTTCCGGCACGGGGACGGGAAAGGAGTGA
- the argF gene encoding ornithine carbamoyltransferase, whose translation MKDLFGRDFLSVADLNAGELAAVLDAADAFKSSLRAGAVKRSLEGKAVALIFQKPSTRTRVSFEVAVHHLGGHPVVLNAAELQLGRGETIADTGRVLSRYVHAITLRTYGHHEVEELARAAEVPVINALTDLEHPCQVLADLMTIRERKGELAGIRLAYVGDGNNVANSLALGCALTGMVFTAGCPEGYEPDARIIALARSLAGPDAVRVVHDARQAVAGAQVVYTDVWTSMGQKEDQRRRRDLEPFRLDGELLAAADPEAVAMHCLPAHRGDEITDDVLDGPRSAVWDQAENRMHVQAALLHLLAGR comes from the coding sequence ATGAAAGATTTGTTCGGAAGGGATTTCCTTAGCGTGGCCGACCTCAATGCCGGGGAGCTGGCGGCCGTCCTCGACGCCGCCGACGCCTTCAAGAGCTCGCTGCGCGCCGGCGCCGTGAAGCGCAGCCTGGAGGGCAAGGCGGTGGCCTTGATCTTCCAGAAGCCGTCCACCCGCACCCGGGTATCCTTCGAGGTCGCGGTGCATCACCTGGGCGGACACCCCGTGGTGCTGAACGCCGCCGAGCTCCAGCTCGGGAGGGGCGAGACCATCGCCGATACCGGTAGGGTGCTCTCGCGTTACGTGCACGCCATAACCTTGCGCACCTACGGGCACCACGAGGTGGAGGAGTTGGCGCGGGCGGCCGAGGTGCCGGTGATCAACGCCCTGACCGACCTCGAGCACCCCTGTCAGGTGCTCGCGGATCTCATGACCATAAGGGAGCGTAAAGGCGAGCTGGCGGGCATACGCCTCGCCTACGTGGGAGACGGCAACAACGTCGCCAATTCCCTCGCCCTGGGATGTGCCCTGACGGGCATGGTCTTCACCGCCGGCTGTCCCGAGGGTTACGAGCCGGACGCGCGCATCATCGCCCTCGCCCGCTCCCTCGCCGGTCCCGATGCGGTGAGGGTGGTGCACGATGCCCGGCAGGCGGTGGCGGGCGCCCAGGTGGTATACACCGACGTCTGGACCTCCATGGGGCAGAAGGAGGACCAGAGGAGGAGGCGCGACCTCGAGCCCTTCCGCCTCGACGGCGAGCTGCTGGCGGCGGCGGATCCCGAGGCCGTGGCCATGCACTGTCTCCCCGCCCACCGCGGCGACGAGATAACCGACGATGTCCTGGACGGACCCCGCTCCGCGGTATGGGACCAGGCGGAGAACCGCATGCATGTCCAGGCCGCCCTCCTCCACCTGCTGGCGGGGAGATGA
- the argR gene encoding arginine repressor: MSRPPSSTCWRGDERGEDVERRRRLELVREIIASRAPSSQAELVQELAERGVVVDQSTVSRDLRDLGVVRVPGPGGRRVYGFAAEGRGTAAVDEEGLRRGLREFLVGMEVSGNLLVLRTGPGNAHALAALLDRNGREEVAGTVAGDDTILVVVREGYEARDLARVLREMAGL, encoded by the coding sequence ATGTCCAGGCCGCCCTCCTCCACCTGCTGGCGGGGAGATGAGAGAGGGGAAGACGTGGAGCGCCGCCGCAGGCTGGAGCTGGTGAGGGAGATCATCGCCAGCCGGGCGCCGTCCTCCCAGGCGGAGCTGGTCCAGGAGCTGGCGGAGAGGGGGGTGGTGGTGGACCAGTCCACGGTCTCGAGGGACCTGCGGGACCTCGGGGTGGTGAGGGTGCCGGGCCCGGGTGGGCGCCGCGTCTACGGGTTCGCCGCGGAAGGGCGGGGGACGGCGGCGGTGGACGAGGAGGGGCTCAGGCGGGGATTGAGGGAGTTCCTGGTGGGGATGGAGGTGAGCGGGAACCTGCTGGTGCTGCGCACGGGGCCCGGAAACGCGCATGCCCTTGCCGCGCTGCTGGACCGCAACGGCAGGGAGGAGGTGGCGGGGACGGTGGCCGGCGACGACACCATCCTGGTGGTGGTGCGCGAGGGCTACGAGGCGCGCGATCTGGCGCGGGTCCTCCGGGAGATGGCCGGGCTTTGA
- a CDS encoding argininosuccinate synthase, with the protein MKETVILAYSGGLDTSVAIKWLEDRYGMQVVALAADLGQPGDLESLREKALSIGAADAVTLDLKEDFARDYVLPALKANALYEGKYPLATSLARPLIAAAMVEEARRRGASAVAHGCTGKGNDQVRFDLTTMALGPDLRIIAPLREWNMSREEEIAYAREHGIPVPVTLESPYSVDENLWGRSCEAGVLEDPMAEPPEDAYAWTASPREAPDEPRYLEVAFDAGRPTALDGEELGLVELITRLNALGGEHGVGRIDMVENRLVGIKSREVYEAPAATILIEAHRALEALTLTRETLHFKPVLEAKFAELVYYGLWHDPLRESLQAAVESTQRRVSGRVRLKLFKGNCTVVGRESPHSLYDYSLATYDRADEFSHRSSEGFIALWGLPLKVWGSRGGERE; encoded by the coding sequence ATGAAGGAAACGGTGATCCTCGCCTACTCCGGGGGCTTAGACACCTCGGTGGCCATCAAGTGGCTGGAGGACAGGTACGGCATGCAGGTGGTGGCGCTGGCGGCGGACCTTGGCCAGCCCGGCGACCTGGAATCCCTGCGGGAGAAGGCCCTTTCCATAGGGGCCGCGGACGCCGTGACCCTGGACCTCAAGGAGGATTTCGCGCGCGACTACGTGCTCCCGGCCCTCAAGGCCAACGCGCTCTACGAAGGGAAGTATCCCCTGGCCACCTCCCTCGCCAGGCCCCTGATCGCGGCGGCCATGGTGGAGGAGGCGCGCCGGAGGGGAGCCTCCGCCGTGGCCCACGGCTGCACGGGGAAGGGCAACGACCAGGTGCGCTTCGACCTCACTACCATGGCCCTGGGCCCGGACCTGAGGATCATCGCGCCCCTGCGGGAGTGGAACATGTCGCGCGAGGAGGAGATCGCCTATGCCAGGGAGCACGGCATACCCGTTCCCGTGACCCTGGAAAGCCCCTACTCCGTGGACGAGAACCTGTGGGGGAGGAGCTGTGAGGCGGGCGTGCTGGAGGATCCCATGGCGGAGCCGCCCGAGGATGCCTACGCCTGGACGGCGTCTCCCCGCGAGGCGCCCGACGAGCCGCGTTACCTGGAGGTGGCCTTCGACGCCGGCCGGCCCACCGCCCTCGACGGCGAGGAGCTGGGCTTGGTGGAGTTGATAACCCGCCTCAACGCCCTGGGCGGCGAACACGGGGTGGGACGCATAGACATGGTGGAGAACCGCCTGGTGGGGATAAAGTCGCGCGAGGTCTACGAGGCGCCCGCCGCCACCATCCTCATCGAGGCCCACCGCGCCCTGGAGGCCCTCACCCTCACCAGGGAGACGCTGCATTTCAAGCCGGTGCTGGAGGCGAAGTTCGCGGAGCTGGTCTATTACGGGCTCTGGCACGATCCCCTACGGGAATCCCTGCAGGCGGCGGTGGAGTCCACCCAACGGAGGGTGAGCGGGCGGGTGCGCCTGAAGCTGTTCAAGGGGAACTGCACGGTGGTGGGCAGGGAATCCCCCCATTCCCTTTACGATTATTCCCTGGCCACCTACGACCGGGCGGACGAGTTCAGCCACCGTTCCAGCGAGGGCTTCATCGCCCTCTGGGGCCTTCCCCTCAAGGTGTGGGGGAGCAGGGGCGGGGAGCGGGAGTAG
- the argH gene encoding argininosuccinate lyase produces MKLWGGRFEKETEALVHAFSSSLPYDRRLAPHDLRVSAVHAQALEECGVISAAEREAILAALGELRAEMERGDFAYADEEDIHTAVERALVERLGESGAKLRAGRSRNDQVAADMRLFVKEECRRITGLLLELMEVVLERAREQLGVVMPGFTHLQPAQPVLLSHHLMAYFEMFKRDAERLAEAGARADVCPLGSGALAGVTFPLDRGMMADELGFGGISANSLDAVSDRDFVADLLYALCMLAVHLSRMAEEMVLWSTPRFGFMVLDEAYATGSSIMPQKANPDLAELVRGKTGRMLGHLASLLVVLKGLPLAYNRDLQEDKEALFDAVDQAAAMLRVMAGALATASFDAAAMAVAAMEGYTNATDLADYLVRRGLPFLEAHAAAGKLVRVCLESGKRLEDLELEEFRAVEPRVGEDVYDHLSVKSCVEARDLPGGTATARVEEAMAAAAEWLEARRMRP; encoded by the coding sequence ATGAAGCTGTGGGGAGGCAGGTTCGAGAAGGAGACCGAGGCGCTGGTGCATGCCTTCAGCTCCTCGCTGCCCTACGACCGCCGCCTGGCGCCCCATGACCTCCGGGTCAGCGCGGTCCACGCCCAGGCCCTGGAGGAGTGCGGGGTCATCAGCGCCGCCGAGAGGGAGGCCATCCTCGCCGCCCTGGGCGAGCTGCGCGCGGAGATGGAGAGGGGCGATTTCGCATACGCCGACGAGGAGGACATCCATACCGCCGTGGAACGGGCGCTGGTGGAGCGCCTGGGGGAGAGCGGCGCCAAGCTGCGGGCGGGGCGCAGCCGCAACGACCAGGTGGCGGCGGACATGCGCCTCTTCGTGAAGGAGGAATGCCGCCGCATCACCGGCCTCCTTCTGGAGCTCATGGAGGTGGTCCTGGAGCGCGCGCGCGAGCAGCTGGGGGTGGTGATGCCCGGCTTCACCCATCTCCAGCCGGCGCAGCCCGTGCTCCTCTCCCATCACCTCATGGCCTACTTCGAGATGTTCAAGCGGGACGCGGAGCGGCTGGCGGAGGCGGGGGCGCGCGCCGACGTTTGTCCCCTGGGCAGCGGCGCCCTGGCCGGGGTGACCTTTCCCCTCGACCGCGGGATGATGGCGGACGAGCTGGGGTTCGGAGGCATCTCCGCCAACTCCCTGGACGCGGTGTCCGACCGCGATTTCGTGGCCGACCTCCTCTACGCCCTGTGCATGCTCGCCGTCCACTTGAGCCGCATGGCGGAGGAGATGGTGTTGTGGTCCACGCCGCGCTTCGGCTTCATGGTTCTGGACGAGGCCTATGCCACCGGCTCGTCCATCATGCCCCAGAAGGCCAATCCGGACCTGGCGGAGCTGGTGCGGGGAAAGACGGGCCGCATGCTGGGCCACCTGGCCTCCCTCCTGGTGGTGCTCAAGGGGCTGCCCCTGGCCTACAACCGCGATTTGCAGGAGGACAAGGAAGCCCTCTTCGACGCCGTGGACCAGGCGGCGGCGATGCTGCGGGTGATGGCGGGAGCTCTGGCCACCGCGAGCTTCGATGCCGCGGCGATGGCCGTGGCGGCCATGGAAGGATATACCAACGCCACCGACCTCGCCGATTACCTGGTGCGCAGGGGCCTGCCCTTCCTGGAGGCGCACGCCGCCGCCGGGAAGCTGGTGCGGGTCTGCCTGGAGAGCGGGAAGAGGCTGGAGGACCTGGAGCTGGAGGAGTTCCGGGCCGTGGAGCCGCGGGTGGGAGAGGACGTGTACGACCACCTCTCCGTGAAGTCCTGCGTGGAGGCGAGAGACCTTCCCGGGGGCACGGCCACCGCGAGGGTGGAGGAGGCCATGGCGGCGGCGGCGGAGTGGCTGGAGGCGCGCAGGATGCGCCCGTGA
- the polX gene encoding DNA polymerase/3'-5' exonuclease PolX, with amino-acid sequence MNRSEELSRAFEELAELSEIKGEVRFKVNAYHKAAEIARARGEELLALDDVKELRRYPGIGEGIAKKILEFKRTGTISKLEELKEEVPVELLSLLQVPNLGPKRAKLIYDELGVRTLEELQAAAEEHRLAELHGLGPKAEQNILEGIRHLQSTSGRLLLHTAHRIQEEISRALESELPGLRISPAGSLRRMKETIGDIDILVASREPAAVMESFCSLEMVERVLLRGDTKSSVVTAEGLQVDLRVVKPEEYGAALQYFTGSQAHNVHVREIAKKAGKKINEYGVFRVRDDRRLAGETEEEVYAALGMACPPPEIREDRGEVEAALRGELPELVERGDIRGDLHTHTDASDGVADLLEMRKAAERLGYRFLAVTDHAAGLKVAGGLSRERLLRQVEEIRKLNARGDSPVVLLAGSELNIDGEGGLDYDEEVLSLLDVVVVSVHAGFRQDREAVTRRVLRAIRNPHVKVFAHPTGRLIGQRPPYDIDLGAVMEEARRTDTALELNAFPDRLDLGDENLMRACAQGVKVAIGTDAHRPEHLDFMFFGVATARRGWLAPSHLLNALEPEELLAWLWRGRDRH; translated from the coding sequence GTGAACAGGAGCGAGGAGCTCAGCCGGGCCTTCGAGGAGCTGGCGGAGCTCTCGGAGATCAAGGGCGAGGTGCGTTTCAAGGTCAACGCCTACCATAAGGCGGCGGAGATCGCGCGCGCCCGCGGCGAGGAGCTCCTGGCCTTGGACGACGTCAAGGAGCTGCGCAGGTACCCGGGTATCGGCGAGGGCATCGCCAAGAAGATCCTGGAGTTCAAGCGCACCGGCACCATCTCCAAGCTGGAGGAGCTGAAAGAGGAGGTGCCGGTGGAGCTCCTCTCCCTCCTCCAGGTCCCCAACCTGGGACCGAAACGCGCCAAGCTCATCTATGACGAGCTGGGGGTGCGCACGCTGGAGGAGCTGCAGGCGGCGGCGGAGGAGCATCGGCTGGCCGAGCTCCATGGCCTGGGGCCCAAGGCGGAACAGAACATCCTGGAGGGCATTAGACACCTGCAGTCCACCTCGGGGCGGCTTCTGCTCCACACCGCACACCGCATCCAGGAGGAGATCTCACGCGCCCTGGAGTCGGAGCTCCCCGGCCTGCGCATCAGCCCGGCCGGGAGCCTCAGACGCATGAAGGAGACCATCGGGGACATCGATATCCTGGTGGCCTCCCGCGAGCCGGCGGCGGTCATGGAGTCCTTCTGTTCCCTGGAGATGGTGGAGAGGGTGCTGCTGCGGGGTGATACCAAGAGCTCGGTGGTCACCGCGGAGGGGCTCCAGGTGGACCTCAGGGTGGTGAAACCGGAGGAATACGGCGCGGCGCTGCAGTATTTCACCGGCTCGCAGGCGCACAACGTTCACGTGAGGGAGATCGCCAAGAAGGCGGGCAAGAAGATCAACGAATACGGGGTCTTCCGCGTCAGGGACGACCGCAGGCTGGCGGGGGAGACGGAGGAAGAGGTCTACGCGGCGCTGGGCATGGCCTGCCCGCCCCCGGAGATAAGGGAGGACCGCGGGGAGGTGGAGGCCGCCCTGCGGGGCGAGCTGCCGGAGCTGGTGGAGCGTGGGGACATCCGGGGGGACCTGCACACCCACACCGACGCCAGCGACGGGGTAGCGGACCTGTTGGAGATGCGCAAGGCCGCGGAGAGGCTGGGGTACCGCTTTCTCGCGGTCACCGACCACGCGGCGGGCCTGAAGGTGGCGGGAGGGCTGTCCCGGGAGCGCCTGCTGCGGCAGGTGGAGGAGATCAGAAAGCTCAACGCCAGGGGGGATTCCCCCGTGGTCCTGCTGGCGGGAAGCGAGCTGAACATAGACGGCGAAGGGGGACTGGACTACGACGAAGAGGTCCTCTCCCTTCTGGACGTGGTGGTGGTATCGGTGCACGCGGGATTCCGTCAGGACCGCGAGGCGGTGACGCGGCGGGTGCTACGGGCCATACGCAACCCCCACGTCAAGGTCTTCGCCCACCCTACGGGGAGGCTCATCGGTCAGAGGCCTCCCTACGACATCGATCTCGGCGCGGTGATGGAGGAGGCGCGCAGGACGGACACCGCCCTGGAGCTGAACGCCTTCCCCGACCGCCTGGACCTGGGAGACGAGAACCTCATGCGGGCGTGTGCTCAAGGGGTGAAGGTGGCAATCGGCACCGACGCCCACCGGCCGGAGCACCTCGACTTCATGTTCTTCGGGGTGGCCACGGCGAGGCGGGGCTGGCTCGCCCCCTCCCACCTCCTGAACGCCCTCGAGCCGGAAGAACTGCTGGCCTGGCTGTGGCGCGGCCGCGACAGGCACTGA
- a CDS encoding NGG1p interacting factor NIF3, whose product MKLAEIHKLAVKMGMEKDPRGREEIKRLLERNREKYEKLPDKEKEFFDLDSLENPFPDSRILVGDPDTEVRSALVGIDMEVPEVLLADRLRERGEPVDLIISHHPEGQALVNLDKVMALQADEWYRHGVPINVGEALIGPRMKEIYRAFLPRNHERALDAARLLGIPFMSMHTVADNQVHAFLNDHFARRKPRTVGEVVDCLLELPEYRASARMQAGPAVIVGSKENRCGNIMVDMTGGTEGPREVLEKLSAAGVGTIVAMHYSEKHKEEAEKQRINVVIAGHVVSDSLGMNLILDRLEEKGVAIIPVSGLVRVSRARKKATASGGSRGRT is encoded by the coding sequence TTGAAGCTCGCCGAGATCCACAAGCTTGCGGTGAAGATGGGGATGGAGAAAGACCCCCGCGGCAGGGAGGAGATAAAGCGCCTGCTGGAGCGCAACCGCGAGAAATACGAGAAGCTCCCGGACAAGGAGAAGGAGTTCTTCGACCTCGACAGCCTGGAGAACCCCTTCCCCGACTCCCGCATCCTGGTGGGCGATCCCGATACCGAGGTGCGCTCGGCCCTGGTGGGTATCGATATGGAGGTCCCGGAGGTGCTGCTGGCCGACCGCCTGCGGGAGAGGGGCGAGCCCGTGGACCTCATCATCAGCCACCACCCGGAGGGCCAGGCGCTGGTGAACCTGGACAAGGTCATGGCCCTGCAGGCCGACGAATGGTACCGGCACGGGGTCCCCATCAACGTGGGGGAGGCCCTCATCGGCCCGCGCATGAAGGAGATCTACCGCGCCTTCTTGCCCCGCAACCACGAGCGTGCGCTGGACGCGGCGCGCCTGCTGGGTATCCCCTTCATGAGCATGCACACCGTGGCCGACAACCAGGTCCACGCCTTCCTCAACGACCACTTCGCGCGCCGGAAGCCCCGCACCGTGGGAGAGGTGGTGGACTGCCTTCTGGAGCTGCCCGAATACCGCGCCTCGGCGCGCATGCAGGCCGGCCCGGCCGTCATCGTGGGCAGCAAGGAGAACCGTTGCGGCAACATCATGGTGGACATGACGGGGGGGACGGAGGGTCCCCGCGAGGTGCTGGAAAAACTTTCCGCGGCGGGGGTGGGAACCATCGTGGCCATGCACTATTCCGAGAAACACAAGGAGGAGGCGGAAAAGCAGCGCATCAACGTGGTCATCGCGGGCCACGTGGTCTCTGATTCCCTGGGCATGAACCTCATCCTCGACCGCTTGGAGGAGAAGGGGGTGGCGATCATACCCGTCTCCGGGCTGGTAAGGGTGTCGCGCGCGCGGAAGAAAGCGACGGCGTCGGGAGGCTCTCGAGGGCGCACCTGA